The proteins below are encoded in one region of Sebastes fasciatus isolate fSebFas1 chromosome 16, fSebFas1.pri, whole genome shotgun sequence:
- the hyou1 gene encoding hypoxia up-regulated protein 1: MGGRSLTSVALFCLVLAMLPSHTVSVAVMSVDLGSEWMKMAIVKPGVPMEIVLNKESRRKTPIAVCLKENERLFEDGALGMSVKNPKTVYRHLQSLLGKKYDNPLVALYQKRFPEHQLLDDPVRDTVYFKNSEEMQYAPEELLGMMLNYSRALAQDFAEQPIKDAVITVPAFFNQAERRAVLQAAQMAGLKVLQLINDNTAVALNYGVFRRKDIDNTVKNMMFYDMGSGSTTATIVTYQTVKTKEAGTQPQLQIRGVGFDRGLGGFEMDLRLRDHLAKLFNEQKKSKKDVRENHRAMSKLLKEAQRLKTVLSANVDFMAQVEGLMDDIDFKSKVTRAEFEELCADLFERVPGPVQDALASAEMKLDEIEQVILVGGATRVPKVQEVLLKAVGKEELGKNINADEAAAMGAVYQAAALSKAFKVKPFLVRDAAVFPIQVEFTRETEEEGIKTLKHNKRILFQRMAPYPQRKVITFNRYNSDFAFYINYGDLSFLSQDDLSVFGSQNLTTVKLSGVGESFEKHVDAESKGIKAHFNMDESGVLLLDRVESVFETIVEEKEEESTLTKLGNTISTLFGGGSSEPAPNVTEPVQDEEEVPPESGKDGKDEDGKDEAPKEEAAKEKPDDSDKPEGEEKSEEKTEEAGSKTDAKEEKDGEKSGNAEAEKDEEKEVKPQKKSKIAEDITVELVTNDIIDPTADDVASSKKKLQDLTDRDLAKHEREKSLNSLEAFIFETQDKLYQDDYQLVVSKEEKEQIAAKLREVSEWMDEEGYTATTKQLREKLSQLKSLCKDMFFRVEERRKWPDRLVALNSILNTSSFFLRSAKLIPEDDQIFTEVELNTLEKVINETTTWRNETLAEQAKRSPKERPVLLSKDIESKLSLLDREVNYLLNKAKFAKPKAKAKAKNSTSSDKSSGKANGTAEEKVIPPTQDGTDAKTENPEEPVPGKAPPTEESTVQTDSDSQSQPTEETTTTGPTEKAKPENHIEDEL, translated from the exons GAAAATGGCAATAGTGAAACCCGGCGTGCCGATGGAGATCGTCCTCAACAA GGAGTCGAGGAGGAAAACACCCATAGCTGTATGTCTCAAGGAAAATGAGAGACTTTTTGAAGACGGCGCTCTAGGAATG TCTGTGAAGAACCCCAAAACGGTTTATAGACACCTCCAAAGCCTCCTGGGCAAAAAGTACGATAACCCCCTGGTGGCGCTCTACCAGAAACGTTTCCCCGAGCACCAGCTGCTGGACGACCCAGTGAGAGACACCGTTTACTTCAAAAACTCAGA gGAAATGCAGTACGCACCGGAGGAGCTCCTCGGCATGATGCTCAATTACTCTCGTGCACTGGCTCAGGACTTCGCAG AACAACCGATCAAAGACGCGGTGATCACCGTCCCGGCCTTTTTCAACCAGGCGGAGCGCAGGGCGGTCCTGCAGGCTGCACAGATGGCGGGTCTAAAGGTTCTTCAACTCATCAACGACAACACGGCCGTGGCCTTGAACTACGGGGTCTTCAGGAGGAAAGATATCGACAACACGGTTAAG AACATGATGTTTTACGATATGGGCTCGGGCAGTACGACCGCAACCATCGTCACTTATCAGACAGTCAAAACCAAGGAGGCTGGCACCCAGCCCCAGCTGCAGATCCGAGGTGTCGG GTTTGACCGCGGGTTGGGGGGCTTCGAGATGGACCTGCGACTCCGGGACCACCTGGCCAAACTGTTCAACGAGCAGAAGAAGAGCAAGAAAGACGTGAGGGAGAACCACCGGGCCATGTCTAAGCTCCTCAAAGAGGCTCAGAGGCTCAAGACGGTGCTCAGCGCAAATGTGGACTTCATGGCTCAG GTGGAAGGTTTGATGGATGACATTGACTTCAAATCTAAGGTGACCAGGGCTGAGTTTGAAGAGCTGTGTGCTGATCTCTTTGAAAGAGTGCCTGGCCCGGTGCAGGACGCCCTCGCCTCCGCAGAAATGAAGCTG GATGAAATTGAGCAAGTGATTTTAGTAGGCGGCGCCACCCGCGTGCCCAAGGTTCAGGAAGTGCTGCTCAAAGCTGTGGGGAA AGAGGAGCTGGGGAAGAACATCAACGCAGACGAGGCAGCAGCCATGGGCGCCGTGTACCAGGCTGCTGCCCTCAGCAAGGCCTTCAAGGTCAAACCTTTCCTGGTCCGAGACGCAGCGGTCTTCCCCATCCAG GTGGAGTTCACCCGCGAGACGGAGGAAGAGGGGATCAAAACCCTTAAACACAACAAGCGTATCCTCTTCCAGAGGATGGCGCCCTATCCTCAGCGCAAGGTCATCACATTCAACCGCTACAACAGTGACTTTGCTTTCTACATCAACTACGGCGACCTCAGCTTCCTCAGTCAGGATGACCTCAG TGTGTTCGGCTCTCAGAACCTGACCACAGTCAAACTGTCCGGAGTAGGCGAAAGCTTTGAGAAGCACGTGGACGCAGAGTCAAAAGGCATCAAAgctcatttcaacatggatgaaAGCGGCGTTCTGCTGCTGGATCGG GTGGAGTCCGTGTTCGAAACCATCgtggaggagaaagaagaggaatcAACATTAACGA AACTGGGTAACACCATTTCCACCTTGTTTGGAGGAGGATCGTCAGAACCCGCCCCAAATGTAACTGAACCTGTCCAG GACGAGGAGGAAGTGCCTCCAGAATCCGGAAAGGACGGCAAGGACGAGGACGGTAAGGACGAGGCTCCGAAGGAGGAGGCTGCCAAGGAGAAGCCGGACGATTCAGACAAACCTGAAGGTGAAGAGAAAAGTGAGGAGAAGACAGAGGAGGCAGGCAGCAAGACTGATGCCAAG GAGGAAAAGGATGGAGAGAAATCTGGAAACGCCGAGGCAGAGAAGGATGAAGAGAAGGAGGTAAAACCTCAGAAAAAGAGCAAGATCGCTGAAGACATCACGGTGGAACTCGTCACCAACGACATCATCGACCCCACCGCCGACGATGTCGCTTCCTCTAAGAAGAA GTTGCAGGATTTGACAGACCGAGACCTGGCCAAACATGAAAGGGAAAAGTCACTGAACAGTCTGGAAGCTTTTATCTTTGAGACGCAG GACAAGCTGTACCAGGATGATTACCAGCTGGTGGTGtcgaaggaggagaaggagcagaTCGCCGCCAAGCTGAGAGAGGTGTCGGAGTGGATGGACGAGGAAGGCTACACGGCCACCACCAAGCAGCTGAGAGAGAAGTTGTCTCAGCTGAAGAGCCTGTGCAAGGACATGTTCTTCAGGGTGGAGGAGCGACGCAAGTGGCCGGACCGCCTCGTCGCCCTGAACAGCATCCTCAACACCTCCAGCTTCTTCTTGAG GAGCGCTAAACTGATTCCAGAGGACGACCAAATCTTCACTGAAGTTGAGCTGAATACGTTGGAAAAAGTGATCAATGAAACAACG ACGTGGAGGAACGAGACGCTAGCGGAGCAGGCGAAACGCTCTCCAAAGGAGCGGCCGGTCCTGTTGTCGAAAGACATCGAGTCCAAGCTGTCTCTGCTGGATCGAGAGGTGAACTACTTGCTCAACAAGGCCAAGTTCGCCAAGCCCAAAGCTAAAGCCAAAGCCAAGAACAGCACCAGTTCTGATAAAAGCAGCGGCAAGGCCAACGGCACAGCCGAGGAGAAAGTCATCCCTCCCACACAGGACGGCACGGACGCAAAGACCG AAAACCCAGAAGAGCCGGTGCCGGGCAAAGCCCCGCCCACTGAAGAGAGCACTGTTCAAACAGACTcagacagccaatcacagcccaCAGAAGAAACAACAACTACAG GACCAACGGAGAAGGCCAAACCTGAAAACCACATAGAGGATGAATTATAA
- the LOC141752922 gene encoding zona pellucida-like domain-containing protein 1 → MWLALLVYQLATLFLAQAQHACLGHSTFRRPVNSDIAVLCGSQTVDLQILLCPVYFNGYNESLLSLNSEHTKQQCKGTADWTADPPVVKFNFSITEEGITTCSNQLTYSEEVGTGTFADFSSVHYIGVSGMICSSDPSSGAITYHQEVMYRFSCRYPLQYLVNNTQMSVSGVNLAVKDNNGSFISTLSMRLYSDTEYASIMRIPPGGLELKTRIFVEVKASNLTSRFNVFLDRCYATNSPFPINTTFYDLFVGCDKDGQTVMGVNGAQQEARFSFEAFRFVQSTEETLSTYYVHCATRLCVNSFCPELTQNCTNSRKRRSTNDNHDTTVSDQATVSSGPITTRADNGYLMASGGLQQTDMNSSLLAVSVIAGMVGVICLSLVAFIVYKKHNSNASSTKTILYSQE, encoded by the exons ATGTGGCTTGCCCTTCTTGTGTATCAACTTGCTACACTCTTTCTCGCCCAAGCTCAACATGCCTGCTTGGGACACTCCACATTCAGAAGACCCG TTAACTCAGACATCGCGGTCCTCTGTGGATCTCAGACCGTGGACCTCCAGATCCTCCTGTGTCCCGTCTATTTTAACGGATACAACGAGTCACTGCTGTCCCTCAACTCAGAGCACACCAAACAGCAATGTAAAGGGACTGCTGACTGGACGGCAGACCCGCCTGTTGTCAAATTCAACTTCTCCATCACAGAGGAGGGGATCACCACCTGCTCCAACCAGCTGACC TACTCTGAGGAGGTGGGAACCGGAACGTTTGCAGACTTCTCAAGCGTTCATTACATCGGCGTCTCAGGCATGATCTGCTCTAGTGACCCCAGCTCAGGAGCCATCACCTATCACCAAGAAGTGATGTACAGGTTCTCCTGCCGCTACCCGCTGCAGTACCTGGTCAACAACACTCAGATGAGCGT gTCTGGGGTCAACCTGGCAGTCAAAGACAATAACGGGAGTTTCATCAGCACACTGAGCATGCGACTGTACTCG GACACAGAGTACGCCTCCATAATGCGGATCCCTCCAGGAGGCCTGGAGCTAAAGACCAGGATCTTTGTAGAAGTGAAGGCCTCCAACCTCACTAGCAG ATTCAACGTGTTCCTGGACCGATGCTACGCCACAAACTCGCCTTTCCCCATCAACACCACGTTTTATGATCTCTTTGTTGG GTGTGACAAGGATGGCCAGACGGTGATGGGAGTCAACGGAGCGCAGCAGGAAGCCCGCTTCTCTTTCGAGGCTTTCCGCTTCGTCCAAAGCACGGAGGAAACGCTGTCCACCTACTACGTGCACTGTGCCACCAGGCTCTGTGTGAACTCCTTCTGCCCCGAGCTCACTCAG AACTGCACCAACTCCAGAAAGCGCCGCAGCACCAACGATAACCACGACACCACGGTGAGCGACCAGGCCACCGTCAGCTCAGGCCCCATCACTACCCGCGCAGATAACG GGTATCTGATGGCGTCTGGAG GTCTTCAGCAGACTGATATGAACAGCAGCCTGCTGGCTGTTTCAGTCATAGCAGGCATGGTTGGAGTCATCTGCCTTTCTCTGGTGGCTTTTATTGTTTACAAGAAGCACAACTCCAACGCTAGTTCCACTAAGACCATCCTGTACTCACAGGAGTGA
- the h2ax1 gene encoding H2A.X variant histone family member 1, producing the protein MSGRGKTGGKARAKAKSRSSRAGLQFPVGRVHRLLRKGNYAERVGAGAPVYLAAVLEYLTAEILELAGNAARDNKKTRIIPRHLQLAVRNDEELNKLLGGVTIAQGGVLPNIQAVLLPKKTEKPAKSK; encoded by the coding sequence ATGTCTGGCAGAGGGAAAACAGGAGGCAAAGCCAGAGCCAAGGCCAAATCCCGCTCTTCCAGAGCCGGTCTCCAGTTCCCAGTAGGTCGAGTCCATCGGCTGCTGCGTAAAGGGAACTACGCAGAGCGCGTCGGAGCTGGAGCTCCAGTTTATCTGGCTGCAGTGCTGGAATACCTGACTGCTGAGATCCTGGAGCTGGCAGGCAATGCAGCCAGAGACAACAAGAAGACCAGGATCATCCCAAGGCACCTGCAGCTGGCTGTGCGTAATGATGAGGAGCTGAACAAGCTGCTGGGAGGAGTCACCATCGCTCAGGGAGGAGTGCTGCCCAACATCCAGGCTGTTCTGCTCCCAAAAAAGACTGAGAAACCAGCCAAGAGCAAGTAG